The Eubacterium maltosivorans genome includes the window AAACTTCGCAGATGGTTTTATACAGCACTATACCAGTTGGGATTATCGAAACCCATGAGAACATCATAACAGTCTGCCTGCAAAGCAATACCATTATTGACGATTTTGCAAAAGGCAGAGTGAAGCACGTCTTTACAAATTTGAAAACCCGGTTTATTTTTCAGATGCTTTACCGTGTTGCAACCCGATTCCTGGTTTACCTGAGACATATTAATCGTATGAGTACCGAAATCGAGAAGGAACTGCACCGTTCAATGAAAAATAAAGAGCTTATTCAGCTATTGGATCTGGAAAAGAGTCTGGTATTTTTCTCCACTTCTTTAAAAGCGAACCAGTCTGTACTTGAAAAGCTTCAGAGAGGACGAGTCATTAAGCTTTATGAAGATGACCGTGAGCTGTTAGAGGATGTTCTTATTGAAGTAGAGCAGGCCATCGAGATGTCCAACATTTATAGTAATATTTTAAGTGGCACGATGGATGCCTTTGCGTCAATCATTTCAAATAACTTGAATATTGTAATGAAGGTTCTTACCTCTATTACTATATTGATGGCAATACCAACAATGGTTTCAAGCTTTTACGGAATGAATGTTTCAGGCCTGCCGTTTGCTAATTTTGGAGCAGTTGTGATCATCGTTGTGATACTGACCGCTTTGGTAGCAATAATATTATTCAGAAAAAACATGTTTTCATAGCAATAAATTGTTCAAGTAGCTTGACAATATAGGTGAATGGCGCTATAATGTATACAGAAAATTAAATGATATGTCTGTTTCAGGGCGAGGTGTAATTCCTCACTGGTAGTGATGTGCGTTAAAGCAACAAGTCTACGAGCCGAAAGGCCGATCTGGTTAGAATCCAGAACCAACGGTATAGTCCGGATGAAAGAAATTAGCACAGTTGATGCGCTTAGTGTTGAGCCCTTAGGTACACAGACCTAAGGGCTTTTTTAATGCAACCTGACAGACCCACAGGAGGTATCATCATGAACGTCAAAACGAAGACGATCACCCAAATGGCGGTATTGGCAGCGATGTCCATACTATTGGTCTACTTAATTCACTTTCCAGTTTTCCCGGCAGCTCCCTTTTTAGAGTATGATCCGGCGGATATCCCCATTTTGATTGGTACATTTATGTTTGGGCCGTTAGGTGGCCTGGTTTTAACTGCCGTTGTTTCTATTTTACAGGGACTGACAGTAAGCTCAGCCAGCGGCATTATTGGCATTATGATGCATTTCTTCGCGACGGGAAGCTTTGTTCTGGTGGCTGGCAATATTTATAAGAAGCATCGTACACGGAAGGGTGCGGTTGTTGGATTGTTCTTTGGAGCCTTGGCAATGACGATCACAATGGTTATCTGGAATCTGATTTTCACACCGCTGTTTATGGGAACGCCGATCGAAGCAGTTATAGCAATGCTCATTCCAGTCATTATACCATTTAATTTAATAAAAACAGGTGTCAATGCGCTCATTACATTTATTGTCTACAAGTCAGTATCAAAGGTGTTAGGCATGGAAATCAAAGAAACAAAGCTGGCTGAATAAGCCTGAATAAGCCATTAAGAAGCGAAATCTTCACGGATTTCGCTTTTTTTATAAAAAATTTCAAATAAGCTATTGACAGTTCATAAAAAAGCTGATAAACTATGTCAAGTCGTCAGCGATAAGGCGTGGCTGATTTTGAATAAAAATCTTTAAAAAAGATTTTGAAAAAAGTTAAAAAGCGCTTGACAACAACTCGCAAGATGTTGTATCATATATAAGCTGTCAACGACGGCAGATGAATCTCTTCATTAAATATAGATAAAGAGGTTCGGGTCATAGAAAAGAGAATAGTACCATAAAACCTGAAATTCCAGCTGATGAAAATCAGCAAAGGATAAAAAACGCAAGTGCGATGAACACTTCAAAAAATCATCACATGAACCAGATCAAGAAGCCGAAAGGCAAAACGATAAACTAATTATTGAGAGTTTGATCCTGGCTCA containing:
- a CDS encoding magnesium transporter CorA family protein, with protein sequence MINIYKTIDGKIVEIDEIEKHAWINMVNPTEEELLSISDQLNVEEDFLRAALDEEEISRVELDEDMNQALITIDVPIVDKTSQMVLYSTIPVGIIETHENIITVCLQSNTIIDDFAKGRVKHVFTNLKTRFIFQMLYRVATRFLVYLRHINRMSTEIEKELHRSMKNKELIQLLDLEKSLVFFSTSLKANQSVLEKLQRGRVIKLYEDDRELLEDVLIEVEQAIEMSNIYSNILSGTMDAFASIISNNLNIVMKVLTSITILMAIPTMVSSFYGMNVSGLPFANFGAVVIIVVILTALVAIILFRKNMFS
- a CDS encoding ECF transporter S component, coding for MNVKTKTITQMAVLAAMSILLVYLIHFPVFPAAPFLEYDPADIPILIGTFMFGPLGGLVLTAVVSILQGLTVSSASGIIGIMMHFFATGSFVLVAGNIYKKHRTRKGAVVGLFFGALAMTITMVIWNLIFTPLFMGTPIEAVIAMLIPVIIPFNLIKTGVNALITFIVYKSVSKVLGMEIKETKLAE